The following are encoded together in the bacterium genome:
- a CDS encoding TetR/AcrR family transcriptional regulator, whose protein sequence is MPRSRSDGLATRDRLLDAAERLFATQGIQATSLRMINDAAGAKNVSASHYHFGSKDGVIEALVTRRMGELAEERLEGIAAVEEHAGDGHPDLRAAVEAMVLPFLRTLLPPRAGHFAIFLARAGGDPTVHIEQLAPPVFWRAVERFMIIVRRACPALPERVVAVRTRFLFQQVLVAVVELERIGRHPRGVDARAIETVGRDLVDYVLGGLAAPTSDPTPAEPIATPRRTASRATRRAPARVR, encoded by the coding sequence ATGCCGCGATCCCGCAGCGACGGCCTCGCCACCCGCGACCGGCTCCTCGACGCCGCCGAGCGGCTCTTCGCCACCCAGGGCATCCAGGCGACCTCGCTGCGCATGATCAACGACGCCGCCGGTGCGAAGAACGTCTCGGCGTCGCACTATCACTTCGGCTCGAAGGACGGCGTCATCGAGGCGCTGGTGACGCGCCGCATGGGCGAGCTCGCCGAGGAGCGGCTCGAGGGGATCGCCGCCGTCGAGGAGCACGCCGGCGACGGGCACCCCGACCTGCGCGCCGCGGTCGAGGCGATGGTGCTGCCCTTCCTGCGCACGCTGCTGCCGCCCCGTGCCGGACACTTCGCGATCTTCCTCGCCCGCGCCGGCGGCGATCCCACGGTGCACATCGAGCAGCTGGCGCCGCCCGTCTTCTGGCGCGCCGTCGAGCGCTTCATGATCATCGTGCGGCGCGCCTGCCCGGCGCTGCCCGAGCGCGTCGTCGCCGTGCGCACGCGCTTCCTCTTCCAGCAGGTGCTGGTCGCGGTCGTCGAGCTCGAGCGCATCGGCCGCCATCCGCGCGGCGTCGACGCGCGGGCGATCGAGACCGTCGGACGCGATCTCGTCGACTACGTCCTCGGCGGGCTCGCGGCGCCGACGAGCGATCCTACGCCGGCCGAGCCGATCGCCACGCCACGCCGCACGGCCTCCCGTGCGACCCGCCGCGCCCCCGCCCGCGTACGCTGA
- a CDS encoding glycoside hydrolase family 31 protein: MRLLLAGVLFVLSLAPAASARPSSAVDAGSLVVRVAADPWQLTFTDARGTTVLREAPERDAGPIGALGFRTAAGWMRATRVVASRAARRELTLTVATTDPDGRTLEVVLVPDGEGVVALTARVLGDRAGIDALGIGFEASTDERFLGFGERNDAIDQRGRVVESWVADGPFQEIELPFVQQLVPPPGFRPRDDATYYPVPWMLSTRGYGVLVDNDEPSYFRAGSERPDRLGVEVVGAPVGMPALPLPEMLRLRVFAGPTPAEALRRFTVRTGRQPAVDAPWVLGPWFQPGGSVAEQEAQVGKLRAADAPVSVAQTYTHYLPCGDHVRNRAGERDRLHRLHALGLAVTTYFNPMICESYQPAFARAVAAGALATRADGSPYIYDYAGSQIFRVGQFDFTRQAGRAEYGRLLHEAISDGHDGWMEDFGEYTPPDGFQATGPILGGGHNRYATEYHCGAYATVRRVRRPVVRFQRSGWTGAAPCAQVVWSGDPTTGWGFDGLASVVTGGLNMGMSGIAIWGSDIGGYFALGDNALTPELLIRWVQVGAVSGVMRTQRNGTAVPPKVRPQIYDDAQIPNWKRYAKLRTQLYPYTAAAAAEYRRSGLPLMRHLALVHPDDAEAVAQDDAFLFGPDLLVAPVLAPGRTTREAYLPAGGWIDLWRAGTWDSAAGVFVLGAADVLPGGRRVTVPAPLEELPLFVRAGALLPLVPADVDTLADYGDPAPGFVRLRDRRDRMALLAFPRGASEARMVERVERLRSLERADGWELAVRGRRRRTYALQASLATLERPFAPCAVEWNGTRLPESAWSFDAATRVLRAEFRGVRGRLVVRVGCGR, translated from the coding sequence GTGCGGCTTCTGCTCGCTGGCGTCCTCTTCGTCCTGTCGCTCGCTCCCGCCGCGTCGGCGCGCCCCTCTTCGGCCGTCGACGCGGGGAGCCTCGTGGTCCGGGTCGCGGCCGATCCCTGGCAGCTGACCTTCACCGACGCGCGCGGCACGACGGTCCTGCGCGAGGCGCCCGAGCGCGACGCCGGCCCGATCGGCGCGCTCGGCTTCCGCACCGCCGCGGGCTGGATGCGGGCGACGCGCGTCGTCGCGAGCCGCGCCGCACGCCGGGAGCTGACGCTCACCGTCGCGACCACCGACCCCGACGGCCGCACCCTCGAGGTCGTGCTGGTGCCGGACGGGGAGGGCGTCGTCGCGCTGACCGCCCGCGTGCTCGGCGACCGGGCGGGCATCGACGCGCTCGGCATCGGCTTCGAGGCGTCGACGGACGAGCGCTTCCTCGGCTTCGGCGAGCGCAACGATGCGATCGACCAGCGCGGCCGCGTCGTCGAGAGCTGGGTTGCCGACGGACCCTTCCAGGAGATCGAGCTGCCGTTCGTGCAGCAGCTCGTGCCGCCGCCCGGCTTCCGCCCGCGCGACGACGCGACCTACTACCCCGTGCCCTGGATGCTCTCGACGCGCGGCTACGGGGTCCTCGTCGACAACGACGAGCCCAGCTACTTCCGCGCCGGCAGCGAGCGTCCGGACCGGCTCGGCGTCGAGGTCGTCGGCGCGCCGGTCGGCATGCCGGCGCTGCCGCTGCCGGAGATGCTGCGCCTGCGCGTCTTCGCGGGTCCCACGCCCGCGGAGGCGCTGCGCCGCTTCACGGTGCGCACGGGACGGCAGCCCGCCGTCGATGCGCCGTGGGTGCTCGGGCCATGGTTCCAGCCCGGCGGCTCGGTCGCCGAACAGGAGGCCCAGGTCGGGAAGCTGCGCGCCGCCGACGCGCCCGTGTCCGTCGCGCAGACGTATACGCACTACCTCCCGTGCGGCGATCACGTCCGCAACCGCGCCGGTGAGCGCGACCGCCTGCACCGGCTGCACGCGCTCGGCCTCGCCGTGACGACGTACTTCAACCCGATGATCTGCGAGTCGTACCAGCCGGCCTTCGCTCGCGCCGTCGCCGCCGGCGCCCTCGCGACCCGCGCGGACGGCTCGCCCTACATCTACGACTACGCCGGCAGCCAGATCTTCCGCGTCGGCCAGTTCGACTTCACCCGTCAGGCGGGACGCGCCGAGTACGGCCGCCTCCTCCACGAGGCGATCAGCGACGGGCACGACGGCTGGATGGAGGACTTCGGCGAGTACACCCCGCCCGACGGCTTCCAGGCGACCGGGCCGATCCTCGGCGGCGGCCACAACCGCTATGCCACCGAGTACCACTGCGGCGCGTACGCCACGGTGCGCCGCGTCCGCCGCCCCGTCGTGCGCTTCCAGCGTTCCGGATGGACCGGCGCCGCGCCGTGCGCGCAGGTCGTGTGGAGCGGCGATCCGACGACCGGGTGGGGCTTCGACGGCCTCGCCTCGGTCGTGACCGGCGGGCTCAACATGGGCATGTCCGGGATCGCGATCTGGGGCAGCGACATCGGCGGCTACTTCGCGCTCGGCGACAACGCGCTGACGCCGGAGCTGCTGATCCGCTGGGTGCAGGTCGGCGCCGTCTCGGGCGTCATGCGCACGCAGCGCAACGGCACCGCCGTCCCGCCCAAGGTGCGGCCGCAGATCTACGACGACGCCCAGATCCCCAACTGGAAGCGCTACGCGAAGCTGCGCACGCAGCTCTACCCCTACACGGCGGCGGCGGCCGCGGAGTACCGTCGCAGCGGGCTGCCCCTCATGCGCCATCTGGCGCTCGTCCATCCCGACGACGCGGAGGCCGTGGCCCAGGACGACGCCTTCCTGTTCGGGCCCGACCTGCTGGTCGCACCCGTGCTCGCGCCGGGCCGGACGACGCGCGAAGCGTACCTGCCTGCCGGCGGCTGGATCGACCTCTGGCGCGCGGGGACGTGGGACAGCGCCGCGGGCGTCTTCGTGCTCGGCGCCGCCGACGTGCTGCCCGGCGGGCGTCGCGTGACGGTGCCCGCGCCGCTCGAGGAGCTGCCGCTCTTCGTGCGCGCCGGCGCGCTGCTGCCGCTCGTGCCGGCCGACGTCGACACGCTCGCCGACTACGGCGATCCGGCGCCGGGCTTCGTGCGGCTGCGCGACCGGCGCGACCGCATGGCGCTGCTCGCGTTCCCGCGCGGCGCGAGCGAGGCGCGGATGGTGGAGCGGGTGGAGCGCCTGCGCTCGCTCGAGCGGGCCGACGGCTGGGAGCTGGCGGTGCGCGGGCGGCGTCGCCGCACCTACGCGCTGCAGGCGTCGTTGGCGACGCTCGAGCGGCCGTTCGCGCCGTGTGCCGTCGAATGGAACGGCACGCGGCTGCCGGAGTCGGCGTGGTCGTTCGACGCGGCGACGCGGGTCCTGCGGGCCGAGTTCCGCGGCGTGCGCGGACGCCTCGTCGTGCGCGTCGGCTGCGGGCGCTGA
- a CDS encoding AMP-binding protein has translation MILGVLARHTAERGDRVFLRHEGRAVTYAAFDALSNRAANALRARGVEPGDVVTLGLGNGVEYVTAAFGALKAGAILHPINPALGAAELGYVVGHAAPRVVVTDAASDAKLRGFGAGTVAGDALVAHPDASAPGVAIHPDDYSTLLYTSGTTGKPKGVLFTHGRTGTSGPHFIEALHLRPDDTILAVTPLFHGNAWGAVVTALHAGGTAAFPKTFSATEFWPLVHETGATVVYTLGTVLAMLLTREPSALETTNPLRVILGLGSAAIRERVVARFGVEAVLECFGSTDAGVVTIEPLGQPPRPGSCGPPVPGVRLRVLDDAGNPLPPRQVGEIAVHSPARMAAYFKDPEATAAALRDGWFLSGDLGYLDEDGWLYFVDRKRDVIRRGGENVSSVLVEKTLREHPQVADAAVIGVPDPVLGQEIMAFVVPKGAVTAEALEAFCRERLAKFQVPRRWELRADLPRTPTQRVEKYKLRAEAGGGRPTLG, from the coding sequence ATGATCCTCGGCGTCCTCGCCCGGCACACAGCGGAGCGGGGCGACCGCGTCTTCCTGCGGCACGAGGGGCGTGCCGTTACCTACGCCGCGTTCGACGCGCTCTCGAACCGGGCGGCGAACGCGCTCCGCGCGCGCGGTGTCGAGCCGGGCGACGTGGTCACGCTCGGGCTCGGGAACGGGGTCGAGTACGTCACCGCCGCCTTCGGCGCGCTGAAGGCGGGCGCGATCCTGCACCCGATCAACCCGGCGCTGGGCGCCGCCGAGCTGGGCTACGTGGTCGGGCACGCGGCGCCGCGCGTCGTGGTCACCGACGCCGCCAGCGACGCGAAGCTGCGCGGGTTCGGCGCGGGCACCGTCGCCGGCGACGCGCTCGTCGCACACCCGGACGCGTCGGCGCCGGGCGTCGCGATCCACCCGGACGACTACTCGACGCTCCTCTACACCTCGGGCACGACCGGCAAGCCGAAGGGCGTGCTGTTCACCCACGGTCGCACCGGCACGAGCGGCCCGCACTTCATCGAGGCGCTGCACCTGCGGCCCGACGACACGATCCTCGCCGTCACGCCGCTGTTCCACGGCAACGCCTGGGGCGCGGTGGTGACCGCGCTCCACGCCGGCGGCACCGCCGCGTTCCCGAAGACGTTCAGCGCGACCGAGTTCTGGCCGCTGGTCCACGAGACCGGCGCCACGGTGGTCTACACGCTCGGTACCGTGCTCGCGATGCTGCTGACGCGCGAGCCGTCGGCGCTGGAGACGACGAACCCGCTGCGCGTGATCCTCGGGCTCGGCAGCGCCGCCATCCGCGAGCGCGTCGTCGCGCGCTTCGGCGTCGAGGCGGTGCTCGAGTGCTTCGGCTCGACCGACGCGGGCGTGGTCACCATCGAGCCGCTCGGCCAGCCGCCGCGGCCGGGCTCGTGTGGCCCGCCGGTACCCGGCGTCCGGCTGCGCGTCCTCGACGACGCCGGCAACCCGCTGCCGCCGCGCCAGGTCGGCGAGATCGCCGTCCACTCGCCCGCGCGCATGGCGGCGTACTTCAAGGATCCCGAAGCCACGGCCGCGGCGCTGCGCGACGGCTGGTTCCTCTCCGGCGACCTCGGCTATCTCGACGAGGACGGCTGGCTCTACTTCGTCGACCGCAAGCGCGACGTCATCCGCCGCGGCGGCGAGAACGTCTCGTCGGTGCTGGTCGAGAAGACGCTGCGCGAGCATCCGCAGGTGGCGGACGCGGCCGTCATCGGCGTGCCCGATCCGGTGCTCGGCCAGGAGATCATGGCCTTCGTGGTCCCGAAGGGCGCAGTGACGGCCGAGGCGCTGGAGGCGTTCTGCCGCGAGCGGCTGGCGAAGTTCCAGGTGCCGCGTCGCTGGGAGCTGCGTGCCGACCTGCCGCGCACGCCCACGCAGCGGGTCGAGAAGTACAAGCTGCGTGCCGAGGCGGGTGGCGGCCGGCCGACGCTGGGCTAG
- a CDS encoding alpha/beta hydrolase, whose translation MRRFALALTLLATVAVAQTPPGQPASGPGGSTYAHASYTVTSNGSGNTQYWVYQPASPKPASAPLVVLNHGWGAMEPDGYIGWITHLVRRGNLVVYPRYQATLLTPRATFTPNAITAVQNAITWLQANASRVQPQLARFAVVGHSYGGVVTANMGHRWSSSGLPQPKVLMPIEPWDENLDSLTGVPSTVLLNCVVGADDDFAGWDGCDLVWDRTGHVGLANRDYVILPSDMHGTPDLVADHYAPAASPSGGAISGIDALDWYGLWQTFDGLTDCAFFGTNCAYGLGDTPQHRFMGTWSDGVPVTPMTILDAKP comes from the coding sequence ATGCGCCGCTTCGCACTGGCGCTGACGCTTCTCGCCACCGTCGCCGTGGCTCAGACGCCGCCCGGCCAGCCGGCGAGCGGCCCCGGGGGCAGCACCTACGCGCACGCGAGCTACACGGTCACGAGCAACGGCAGCGGCAACACGCAGTACTGGGTCTACCAGCCCGCGAGCCCGAAGCCCGCGTCGGCCCCGCTGGTGGTCCTGAACCACGGCTGGGGAGCCATGGAGCCCGACGGTTACATCGGCTGGATCACGCACCTCGTCCGGCGCGGGAACCTCGTCGTGTATCCGCGCTACCAGGCGACGCTGCTGACGCCGCGCGCGACCTTCACGCCGAACGCGATCACCGCCGTGCAGAACGCCATCACCTGGCTGCAGGCGAACGCCTCGCGCGTGCAGCCGCAGCTCGCCCGCTTCGCCGTCGTCGGGCACTCGTACGGCGGCGTGGTGACGGCGAACATGGGCCACCGCTGGTCGTCGAGCGGCCTGCCGCAGCCGAAGGTCCTGATGCCGATCGAGCCCTGGGACGAGAACCTCGACAGCCTGACCGGCGTGCCGTCGACGGTGCTGCTCAACTGCGTCGTCGGCGCCGACGACGACTTCGCCGGCTGGGACGGCTGCGACCTCGTCTGGGACCGCACCGGCCACGTCGGGCTCGCCAACCGCGACTACGTGATCCTGCCGAGCGACATGCACGGCACGCCGGACCTCGTCGCCGATCACTACGCGCCGGCCGCGAGCCCGTCGGGCGGCGCGATCTCGGGCATCGACGCGCTCGACTGGTACGGCCTCTGGCAGACGTTCGACGGCCTCACCGACTGCGCGTTCTTCGGCACGAACTGCGCCTACGGGCTCGGCGACACCCCCCAGCATCGCTTCATGGGAACGTGGAGCGACGGCGTCCCGGTGACGCCGATGACGATCCTCGACGCGAAGCCGTGA